From Mobula hypostoma chromosome 8, sMobHyp1.1, whole genome shotgun sequence, the proteins below share one genomic window:
- the LOC134350684 gene encoding GDNF-inducible zinc finger protein 1-like isoform X4: protein MEFNADKCEVLHFSRTNQGMEPSKVTMESKDAASNLLSALHTFYQFGHLCDVTVHTEHLGVQEEFAVHRAVLAASSNYFREIFLRDELSVKKEATVTLQDIYTEDFTSFLEFVYTTKIQIDPQNVYRMQEVAERLECKDLVEACEHLKVKLLTQSSDVREQVCKEHQTSNKPENDWSKTYSRDLDDLETKDSSKIVAAPVRNRLWDKVAKKNTFEKKQSQLDDCIQQGSKKKVTGSVTVIDPSTGIGKSTTYATKNVNMKNVNIVDEITEKDNHRFNPIIQADSSETRIVIKKLPYLEDEDGIQDELESADNYELRKVTRSASKRMNQNYTCDKCHQTFQFLKPYQAHMSSEHDITIVVKYSCNTCSQLFSNYQNLRQHRLTVHNNERPFACSLCDKRFKRQKDINDHIRRVHEKKRAPQTCPFCDKVISSKCGLTVHIRTHTGEKPYKCQYCPASFAQRSAYNTHVRKIHESGQEKKPPFMYWKVVPQVDKPDEIAGIVMDVSSNRDKWDRSEDNDLVVNASNNKEARDEEQQSTSHREITECSDINETKEDKGKVTKCTNAQNGLTNNKGCHVMNEGSGDDETEDFENDGDDNDAEEECGVEGNEENSTEYEDDNDKDVDYSNEHDPEPSDSDEDSETRKDSKKGRSQKSNHIIKCDKCDDEFESRKEYVIHCKDIHQSLPGKVYHCEICGKAFATHNSWKEHCACVHSDERHFACTLCNATFKRKRDVRTHYARKHEGRIKRPLCSVCGKILSSRTALVFHMRTHTGEKPYECSICHSRFAQPSQLKIHTRSHTGEKPYICEDCGACFTDKAKLNGHKRTHTGERLYGCDVCGKHFATNEYLKCHKRCHMGAKPYKCDACGKTFGLRASLAQHSNIHAETRPYFCEQCGKAFTQQGALRRHQRIHTGEKPYKCRACERTFTDMSTLRRHVSKSNISFPF, encoded by the exons atggaatttaatgcagacaagtgtgaggtgttgcacttcagtaggaccaaccagg GGATGGAGCCATCCAAAGTTACTATGGAATCGAAGGATGCTGCTTCAAATCTCTTGAGCGCATTGCATACCTTTTACCAGTTTGGCCATCTGTGTGATGTAACTGTCCACACAGAACACCTTGGAGTTCAGGAAGAGTTTGctgttcacagagcagtgctggcTGCCTCAAGCAATTACTTTAGGGAAATATTCCTGAGAGATGAGCTGTCTGTAAAAAAGGAAGCTACAGTCACCTTGCAGGATATTTACACTGAGGATTTTACTTCCTTTTTGGAGTTTGTATACACAACAAAAATACAGATTGATCCACAGAATGTATATCGAATGCAAGAGGTTGCTGAAAGATTAGAATGTAAGGATCTTGTGGAAGCTTGTGAACATTTGAAGGTGAAGCTTTTGACACAAAGTTCAGATGTAAGGGAACAAGTCTGCAAAGAGCACCAAACTTCTAATAAACCTGAAAATGATTGGAGTAAAACATATTCACGGGATCTGGATGACCTGGAGACAAAGGATTCATCCAAGATTGTTGCTGCGCCAGTCAGAAACAGACTTTGGGACAAAGTAGCAAAAAAGAATACATTTGAAAAAAAACAATCGCAATTAGATGACTGCATACAACAgggaagtaaaaaaaaagtcactgGGTCAGTCACTGTCATTGATCCAAGCACAGGAATAGGTAAATCAACAACATATGCCACAAAAAATGTAAACATGAAGAATGTTAATATTGTTGATGAGATTACTGAAAAAGATAACCACAGGTTTAATCCAATAATCCAGGCTGATTCTTCAGAAACTAGAATTGTGATCAAGAAGCTCCCCTATCTAGAAGATGAAGATGGTATACAGGATGAACTCGAAAGTGCAGATAACTATGAGTTGAGAAAAGTAACTCGGAGTGCCTCCAAACGCATGAATCAGaattatacatgtgacaaatgtcACCAGACTTTTCAGTTTTTGAAACCCTATCAAGCTCATATGAGTTCTGAGCATGACATTACCATTGTGGTAAAGTACAGCTGCAATACATGTTCTCAGCTATTTTCCAATTATCAGAACCTAAGGCAACATAGACTGACTGTTCACAACAATGAGCGTCCCTTTGCATGTTCATTGTGTGACAAGCGATTTAAACGCCAAAAGGACATCAATGACCATATTAGGAGGGTGCATGAGAAGAAAAGAGCTCCTCAGACATGTCCTTTTTGTGACAAAGTTATTAGTTCAAAATGTGGCTTGACTGTCCACATCAGAACACATACAGGAGAGAAGCCTTACAAATGCCAGTATTGCCCGGCCAGCTTCGCTCAGCGGTCTGCTTACAACACTCACGTAAG AAAGATACATGAATCTGGTCAAGAGAAGAAGCCACCATTTATGTACTGGAAAGTAGTGCCACAGGTAGATAAGCCAGATGAAATTGCTGGTATTGTCATGGATGTCAGTAGTAACAGAGACAAATGGGATAGATCAGAAGATAATGACTTGGTCGTGAACGCTAGCAATAACAAGGAAGCACGTGATGAAGAGCAACAGAGTACATCTCATAGAGAAATTACAGAATGCAGTGATATAAATGAAACTAAAGAAGATAAAGGCAAAGTTACAAAATGTACAAATGCACAAAATGGCCTAACAAATAACAAAGGATGTCATGTTATGAATGAAGGTAGTGGAGATGATGAAACTGAAGACTTTGAAAATGATGGTGATGACAATGATGCTGAAGAAGAGTGTGGAGTAGAGGGTAACGAAGAAAATAGCACAGAGTATGAGGATGATAATGATAAAGATGTAGACTACTCAAATGAACATGATCCTGAACCAAGTGATTCTGACGAGGACTCTGAAACAAGGAAAGACAGTAAAAAAGGAAGATCACAAAAATCAAATCACATTATTAAGTGTGATAAGTGTGATGATGAATTTGAGTCCAGAAAGGAGTATGTGATTCACTGCAAAGACATACACCAGTCACTACCTGGGAAAGTATATCACTGTGAGATTTGTGGCAAGGCTTTTGCAACCCACAACAGCTGGAAAGAGCACTGTGCTTGTGTTCACAGTGATGAAAGACACTTTGCTTGCACTCTATGCAATGCTACGTTTAAGAGGAAAAGGGACGTGCGGACCCACTATGCTCGGAAGCATGAAGGGCGTATAAAACGTCCATTATGCTCTGTTTGTGGAAAGATTCTGAGTTCACGAACTGCGCTGGTATTCCATATGCGGACACACACAGGAGAGAAGCCTTATGAGTGCTCCATATGCCATTCTCGATTTGCCCAACCGTCACAGCTCAAAATTCACACAAG GTCACACACTGGAGAAAAACCCTATATTTGTGAGGATTGTGGAGCCTGTTTCACTGATAAGGCCAAGTTAAATGGCCATAAGAGAACACATACAG GGGAGCGCCTTTATGGCTGTGATGTTTGCGGGAAGCATTTTGCCACCAATGAGTACTTGAAATGTCACAAGCGATGTCATATGGGTGCAAAACCTTACAAATGTGATGCGTGTGGGAAAACCTTTGGTCTGAGAGCCTCCTTGGCCCAACACAGCAATATACATGCAG AAACACGTCCATATTTTTGTGAACAATGTGGAAAAGCTTTTACCCAACAGGGGGCACTTCGGCGTCACCAAAGAATTCACACAGGGGAGAAGCCTTACAAGTGCAGGGCTTGTGAGCGAACTTTCACAGATATGTCCACACTGAGAAGACACGTGTCT